One stretch of Streptomyces sp. A2-16 DNA includes these proteins:
- a CDS encoding hemolysin family protein, which produces MTIPLLLLGAAFLLILANGFFVAAEFGLVTVEATDAEKAAAEGDRRARRVAESLKELSFQLSGTQLGITITSLVVGMLAEPALAELLHGPFTAIGIPEGAVSGVAVVVGMLLASAVQMVIGELVPKNWAVSKPMQVARFVAGPQHVFARLFRPVIAALNAVANRLVRALGIEPADELASARTPGELVSLARHSAQAGTLEQDTADLFVRTLSLAELTAQHVMTPRVKVSSLQASATAEDVVNLTRATGLSRFPVYREKIDEIVGMVHLKDALAVPVQDRLRTPVVRIARPALLVPETLPVQPLLAQLRSEQPIAVVVDEYGGTAGVVTLEDIVEEIVGEVRDEHDGQDVPELAAAPPEDGRLTWDADGSCRVDILQRIGLDVPEGPYETVAGLVADLLGRIPAVGDRAELPGWRLTVRQVGHYRAERVRLVRLVPAVNVMEAAR; this is translated from the coding sequence ATGACCATCCCCTTGCTGCTCCTCGGAGCGGCGTTCCTGCTGATTCTCGCCAACGGCTTCTTCGTGGCGGCCGAGTTCGGACTCGTCACCGTCGAAGCCACGGACGCCGAGAAGGCGGCCGCGGAAGGCGACCGACGTGCCCGCAGGGTCGCCGAGTCGCTCAAGGAGCTGTCGTTCCAGCTCTCCGGCACCCAGCTCGGCATCACCATCACCTCCCTGGTCGTCGGCATGCTCGCCGAACCGGCCCTCGCGGAACTGCTGCACGGCCCGTTCACGGCCATCGGCATCCCCGAGGGCGCGGTCTCCGGCGTGGCCGTCGTCGTCGGCATGCTGCTGGCCTCGGCCGTGCAGATGGTGATCGGCGAACTCGTGCCCAAGAACTGGGCGGTGTCCAAGCCGATGCAGGTCGCTCGCTTCGTCGCCGGCCCGCAGCACGTCTTCGCCCGGCTGTTCCGGCCGGTGATCGCCGCCCTGAACGCGGTCGCCAACCGGCTCGTGCGCGCGCTCGGCATCGAGCCCGCCGACGAACTGGCCTCCGCCCGCACCCCCGGCGAGCTCGTCTCCCTGGCCCGGCACTCGGCCCAGGCCGGCACCCTGGAACAGGACACCGCGGACCTCTTCGTGCGCACCCTGTCGCTCGCCGAGCTGACCGCGCAGCACGTCATGACCCCGCGTGTGAAGGTCAGCTCGCTCCAGGCCTCCGCCACCGCCGAGGACGTCGTCAACCTCACCCGCGCCACCGGCCTGTCCCGCTTCCCGGTCTACCGCGAGAAGATCGACGAGATCGTCGGCATGGTGCACCTCAAGGACGCCCTGGCGGTCCCGGTGCAGGACCGGCTGCGCACCCCCGTGGTCCGTATCGCCCGCCCGGCGCTGCTGGTGCCCGAGACCCTCCCCGTCCAGCCCCTCCTCGCCCAGCTGCGCAGTGAGCAGCCCATCGCCGTCGTCGTCGACGAGTACGGCGGCACGGCCGGCGTGGTCACCCTGGAGGACATCGTCGAGGAGATCGTCGGCGAGGTCCGCGACGAGCACGACGGTCAGGACGTCCCCGAACTCGCCGCCGCCCCGCCGGAGGACGGCCGCCTCACCTGGGACGCCGACGGCAGCTGCCGGGTCGACATCCTCCAGCGCATAGGACTCGACGTGCCCGAGGGGCCGTACGAGACCGTCGCCGGGCTGGTCGCCGACCTGCTCGGCCGTATCCCCGCCGTCGGCGACCGGGCCGAGCTGCCCGGCTGGCGGCTCACCGTGCGCCAGGTCGGGCACTACCGCGCCGAGCGGGTCCGCCTGGTCCGTCTGGTCCCCGCGGTCAACGTCATGGAGGCCGCCCGATGA
- a CDS encoding PH domain-containing protein, translating to MSSEPPTLPVTFRPGRTRAVLLTAGVAIFVTITVIALLLEQLGPGERLSFIFTAALLAGVLFLLARVKVVADESGVTVQNIAGRRHLEWAEIIQVNLRPGDPWVFLNLSDGTSLPALGIQPGIAKQQAIADAKALRALAEARSTARSDEDQG from the coding sequence ATGTCCTCCGAACCGCCCACTCTTCCCGTCACCTTCCGGCCGGGCCGCACCCGGGCCGTGCTGCTCACCGCGGGTGTCGCGATCTTTGTGACGATCACGGTGATCGCGCTGCTCCTGGAGCAGCTCGGCCCCGGCGAGCGCCTCAGCTTCATCTTCACCGCGGCCCTGCTCGCCGGAGTGCTGTTCCTGCTGGCCAGGGTGAAGGTCGTCGCCGACGAGTCCGGGGTCACCGTCCAGAACATCGCCGGCAGGCGGCATCTGGAATGGGCCGAGATCATCCAGGTGAACCTCCGCCCGGGCGACCCCTGGGTCTTCCTGAACCTGAGTGACGGCACCAGCCTGCCGGCCCTCGGCATCCAGCCGGGCATCGCGAAGCAGCAGGCCATCGCCGACGCGAAGGCCCTGCGCGCGCTCGCCGAGGCCCGCTCCACAGCCCGCTCCGACGAAGATCAGGGCTGA
- the hisG gene encoding ATP phosphoribosyltransferase, whose translation MLRIAVPNKGSLSGPAADMLHEAGYQQRRESKELRIVDPVNDVEFFYLRPRDIAIYVSSGQLDIGITGRDLLIDSGADAEEILPLGFARSTFRFASKPGTANGVEDLKGKTVATSYEGIVAGHLADNGIDAAVVHLDGAVETAIELGVAEVIADVVETGTSLRNAGLEVFGEPIMKSEAVVIRRTGADADEAAESKVQQFLRRLQGVLVARTYVMMDYDCRVEQLEKAVALTPGLESPTVSPLHNEGWVAVRAMVPAKEAQRIMDDLYDIGARAILTTAIHACRL comes from the coding sequence ATGCTGCGCATCGCCGTCCCCAACAAGGGTTCCCTGTCAGGCCCTGCGGCGGACATGCTGCATGAGGCCGGCTACCAGCAGCGCCGCGAGTCCAAGGAACTGCGGATCGTCGACCCGGTCAACGACGTGGAGTTCTTCTACCTCCGCCCCCGGGACATCGCGATCTACGTCTCCTCCGGTCAGCTCGACATCGGCATCACAGGCCGTGACCTGCTGATCGACTCCGGGGCCGACGCCGAGGAGATCCTCCCGCTCGGCTTCGCCCGCTCCACCTTCCGCTTCGCCTCCAAGCCGGGCACCGCGAACGGCGTCGAGGACCTCAAGGGCAAGACGGTCGCCACCTCCTACGAGGGGATCGTCGCCGGACACCTCGCCGACAACGGCATCGACGCCGCCGTCGTCCACCTCGACGGTGCCGTCGAGACCGCGATCGAGCTCGGAGTCGCCGAGGTCATCGCGGACGTCGTCGAGACCGGAACCAGCCTGCGCAACGCGGGCCTGGAGGTCTTCGGCGAGCCCATCATGAAGTCCGAGGCCGTCGTCATCCGCCGCACCGGCGCCGACGCCGACGAGGCCGCCGAGTCGAAGGTCCAGCAGTTCCTGCGCCGCCTCCAGGGCGTCCTCGTGGCCCGGACGTACGTGATGATGGACTACGACTGCCGCGTCGAGCAGCTCGAGAAGGCCGTCGCGCTCACGCCCGGCCTGGAGTCCCCGACCGTCTCCCCGCTGCACAACGAGGGCTGGGTCGCCGTCCGCGCGATGGTCCCCGCCAAGGAGGCGCAGCGGATCATGGACGACCTGTACGACATCGGCGCGCGGGCCATCCTGACGACGGCCATCCACGCCTGCCGTCTGTGA
- a CDS encoding phosphoribosyl-ATP diphosphatase, producing the protein MSNKTFEELFTELQHKAANGDPATSRTAELVGKGVHAIGKKVVEEAAEVWMAAEYEGKEAAAEEISQLLYHVQVMMVARGISLDDVYAHL; encoded by the coding sequence ATGTCCAATAAGACGTTCGAGGAGCTCTTCACCGAGCTCCAGCACAAGGCCGCCAACGGCGATCCCGCCACCTCCCGCACCGCAGAGCTGGTCGGCAAGGGCGTCCATGCCATCGGCAAGAAGGTCGTCGAAGAGGCCGCCGAGGTCTGGATGGCCGCCGAGTACGAGGGCAAGGAGGCGGCCGCCGAGGAGATCTCGCAGCTGCTCTACCACGTCCAGGTGATGATGGTCGCGCGAGGGATCTCCCTCGACGACGTCTACGCCCACCTGTAA
- the ribH gene encoding 6,7-dimethyl-8-ribityllumazine synthase — MSGKGAPELSVRNVGDLRVAVIAAQWHEKVMDGLVDGALRALHDLGIDEPTLLRVPGSWELPVVAKVLAGRGYDAIVALGVVIRGGTPHFEYVCQGVTQGLTQVSVETGVPVGMGVLTCDTEEQALDRAGLEGSNEDKGHEAVTAAVATAATLRSVSEPWR; from the coding sequence GTGAGCGGCAAGGGTGCACCGGAGCTGTCCGTACGCAACGTGGGTGACCTGAGGGTCGCCGTCATCGCGGCGCAGTGGCACGAGAAGGTGATGGACGGACTGGTCGACGGCGCCCTGCGCGCCCTGCACGACCTGGGCATCGACGAGCCGACCCTGCTCAGGGTCCCCGGCAGCTGGGAGCTCCCGGTCGTCGCCAAGGTCCTCGCGGGCCGCGGCTACGACGCGATCGTCGCCCTCGGTGTCGTCATCCGCGGCGGCACCCCGCACTTCGAGTACGTGTGCCAGGGCGTCACCCAGGGCCTCACCCAGGTCTCGGTCGAGACCGGCGTCCCCGTCGGCATGGGCGTGCTGACCTGCGACACCGAGGAACAGGCCCTGGACCGGGCCGGCCTCGAGGGCTCCAACGAGGACAAGGGGCACGAGGCGGTGACCGCCGCGGTGGCCACCGCGGCCACCCTCCGCTCAGTATCTGAACCGTGGCGTTAG
- a CDS encoding bifunctional 3,4-dihydroxy-2-butanone-4-phosphate synthase/GTP cyclohydrolase II: protein MTAAPILYSTDGFEDFALDPVEQAIADIAAGRPIVVVDDEDRENEGDLVVAAEKITPEIVAFMMSECRGLICAPMEGDELDRLKLPQMVDDNTESMKTAFTVSVDASGAHGVTTGISASDRATTLQLLASGDAEPTDFVRPGHIFPLRAKDGGVLTRNGHTEAAVDLARLAGLRPAGAIVEIAGEDGRMLRLPELIPFARKHGLTIISIEDLIAYRRTSEPTVRREAETRLPTAHGTFTAYGYRSIVDGVEHVALVHGEIGDGEDVLVRVHSECLTGDIFGSLRCDCGPQLDASLERIQEEGRGVVVYLRGHEGRGIGLLSKLRAYELQEQGRDTLDANLELGLPADARDYGAGAQILEDLGVRSLRLMTNNPDKSDALLRHGLKVTGREPMPVQAGEHNLRYLRTKRDRMGHDLPWLDTNPVSTCSNQ from the coding sequence ATGACCGCCGCACCCATTCTGTACAGCACCGACGGGTTCGAGGACTTCGCGCTGGACCCCGTCGAGCAGGCCATCGCCGACATCGCGGCCGGCCGCCCCATCGTGGTCGTCGACGACGAGGACCGCGAGAACGAGGGCGACCTCGTCGTCGCCGCCGAGAAGATCACCCCCGAGATCGTCGCCTTCATGATGAGCGAGTGCCGCGGCCTGATCTGCGCCCCCATGGAGGGCGACGAACTGGACCGGCTCAAGCTGCCGCAGATGGTCGACGACAACACCGAGTCGATGAAGACCGCGTTCACCGTCTCCGTGGACGCGTCCGGCGCCCACGGTGTGACCACCGGGATCTCGGCATCCGACCGCGCGACGACGCTCCAGCTCCTCGCGAGCGGCGACGCCGAGCCCACCGACTTCGTCCGCCCCGGCCACATCTTCCCGCTGCGCGCCAAGGACGGAGGCGTCCTCACCCGCAACGGCCACACGGAGGCCGCCGTCGACCTGGCCCGCCTTGCGGGACTGCGCCCGGCCGGCGCGATCGTCGAGATCGCCGGCGAGGACGGCCGGATGCTGCGGCTGCCCGAGCTGATCCCCTTCGCCCGCAAGCACGGCCTGACGATCATCTCCATCGAGGACCTGATCGCCTACCGCCGCACCAGCGAGCCCACGGTCCGCCGCGAGGCCGAGACCCGGCTGCCCACCGCCCACGGCACCTTCACGGCGTACGGCTACCGCTCGATCGTCGACGGCGTCGAGCATGTCGCGCTCGTCCACGGAGAGATCGGCGACGGCGAGGACGTCCTGGTCCGCGTCCACTCCGAGTGCCTCACCGGCGACATCTTCGGCTCCCTGCGCTGCGACTGCGGCCCCCAGCTCGACGCCTCCCTGGAGCGCATCCAGGAAGAGGGCAGGGGAGTGGTGGTCTACCTGCGCGGCCACGAGGGGCGCGGCATCGGCCTGCTGTCCAAGCTGCGGGCGTACGAACTCCAGGAACAGGGCCGCGACACCCTCGACGCCAACCTGGAGCTCGGCCTGCCCGCCGACGCCCGGGACTACGGCGCGGGCGCGCAGATCCTCGAGGACCTCGGCGTCCGCAGCCTGCGCCTGATGACCAACAACCCCGACAAGTCCGACGCCCTCCTCCGGCACGGCCTCAAGGTCACAGGGCGGGAGCCGATGCCCGTGCAGGCGGGCGAGCACAACCTCCGCTACCTGCGCACCAAGCGGGACCGGATGGGCCACGACCTTCCCTGGCTGGACACCAACCCGGTGTCCACCTGCAGCAACCAGTAA
- the pnuC gene encoding nicotinamide riboside transporter PnuC, which translates to MNSLNTEAFTLFGQHILWSDMIGNILGLIALALGWRRNLWSWPVQFASGLILFGAFYGHLTGSAGKQAVVMLVALYGWWQWNRNKGRAEDGGDGHITPRFATWRERGALVGAAAVGTVAVALLFKAYPSLSWDPWPDAYIFVGTVVAMYAQARGMVEFWFAWLLVDLVGVPLNFANGYAFSGFVYVIYGALVLWGMRDWWLRSRESARPVMEGAPA; encoded by the coding sequence GTGAACTCCCTCAACACCGAGGCCTTCACCCTGTTCGGCCAGCACATCCTCTGGTCCGACATGATCGGCAACATCCTCGGCCTCATCGCCCTCGCCCTCGGCTGGCGCCGCAACCTGTGGAGCTGGCCGGTGCAGTTCGCCTCCGGCCTCATCCTCTTCGGCGCCTTCTACGGGCACCTCACCGGCAGCGCCGGCAAGCAGGCCGTCGTCATGCTCGTCGCCCTGTACGGCTGGTGGCAGTGGAACCGCAACAAGGGGCGGGCCGAGGACGGCGGGGACGGGCACATCACCCCCCGCTTCGCCACCTGGCGCGAGCGCGGCGCCCTCGTCGGCGCCGCCGCCGTCGGCACCGTCGCCGTCGCCCTGCTCTTCAAGGCCTACCCGAGCCTGTCCTGGGACCCCTGGCCGGACGCCTACATCTTCGTCGGCACCGTCGTCGCCATGTACGCCCAGGCCCGCGGCATGGTCGAGTTCTGGTTCGCCTGGCTCCTCGTCGACCTCGTCGGCGTCCCGCTGAACTTCGCCAACGGCTACGCCTTCTCCGGTTTCGTCTACGTCATCTACGGCGCGCTCGTCCTGTGGGGCATGCGCGACTGGTGGCTGCGCTCCCGCGAGTCCGCGCGGCCCGTCATGGAAGGAGCGCCGGCATGA
- a CDS encoding riboflavin synthase has translation MFTGIVEELGEITAVENLGDACRFRLRGPVVTEGAKHGDSIAVNGVCLTVVDHEGDEFTADVMAETLDRSSLGALGVGSRVNLERPTAVGARLGGHIVQGHVDGTGEVLERKPSENWEIIKISLPADLSRYVVEKGSITVDGISLTVVDAGPDYFTVSLIPTTLALTTLGLKQPGAPVNLEVDVVAKYVERLLASSQGAGQ, from the coding sequence GTGTTCACCGGAATCGTCGAAGAGCTGGGCGAGATCACCGCCGTCGAGAACCTCGGCGACGCCTGTCGCTTCCGACTGCGCGGCCCCGTCGTCACCGAGGGCGCGAAACACGGGGACTCCATCGCCGTCAACGGCGTCTGCCTCACCGTCGTCGACCACGAGGGCGACGAGTTCACCGCCGACGTCATGGCCGAGACCCTCGACCGCTCGAGCCTCGGCGCCCTGGGCGTCGGCTCCCGCGTCAACCTGGAGCGCCCCACCGCCGTCGGCGCGCGCCTCGGCGGGCACATCGTCCAGGGGCATGTGGACGGCACCGGCGAGGTCCTGGAGCGCAAGCCCTCGGAGAACTGGGAGATCATCAAGATCTCGCTGCCCGCGGACCTCTCGCGCTACGTCGTCGAGAAGGGCTCCATCACGGTCGACGGCATCAGCCTCACCGTCGTGGACGCCGGGCCCGACTACTTCACGGTCAGCCTGATCCCCACCACCCTCGCCCTGACCACGCTCGGCCTCAAGCAGCCCGGCGCCCCGGTCAACCTCGAGGTCGACGTCGTCGCCAAGTACGTCGAGCGCCTGCTCGCGAGCAGCCAGGGGGCGGGACAGTGA
- a CDS encoding ROK family transcriptional regulator → MPASPSTARAINDRLALRLLQQEGPLTAGQLKQLTGLSRPSVADLVERLAAAGLIGVVGESGEQRRGPNARLYGIVADRAHFAALDVRTEGVSVVVCDLLGRVLTEASVPIGGDTGTGPAVEQAVALVERAAKEGGVAELHTLGIGAPGLIDPASGELRDSGGLPAWHRRLVLALQERLPATRVHVENETNLAALAEQREGAARDRDTFVLLWLGHGTGAAVVLDGSLRRGASGGTGEIGFLPVPGTAVLPSATDCEGGFHSLAGSAAIAALATEHGLTAEGDGYEPVAAGLVRQAVAQASAAFLDALADRLAVGVASVAAVLDPGCVVLGGEVGEAGGPDLAARVEHRVRRMSPLPTEVRAGVLGGGAVLRGALLTARDRAQDDVFAPR, encoded by the coding sequence ATGCCCGCATCCCCGAGCACCGCCCGGGCCATCAACGACCGGCTCGCCCTGCGTCTGCTCCAGCAGGAAGGCCCGCTGACGGCAGGGCAGTTGAAGCAGCTCACCGGACTGTCCCGGCCGAGCGTCGCCGACCTCGTCGAGCGCCTCGCCGCCGCCGGGCTGATCGGCGTGGTCGGGGAGTCGGGCGAACAGCGCCGCGGCCCCAACGCCAGGCTGTACGGCATCGTGGCCGACCGCGCCCACTTCGCCGCCCTCGACGTCCGCACCGAGGGCGTCTCCGTCGTCGTCTGCGACCTGCTGGGGAGGGTGCTGACCGAGGCGTCGGTGCCCATCGGCGGGGACACCGGGACCGGGCCCGCGGTCGAGCAGGCGGTCGCGCTGGTCGAACGCGCGGCGAAGGAGGGCGGGGTGGCCGAACTCCACACCCTCGGCATCGGCGCCCCCGGACTGATCGACCCGGCCAGCGGTGAACTCCGCGACTCCGGCGGCCTGCCCGCATGGCACCGGCGGCTGGTGCTGGCGCTGCAGGAGCGGCTTCCGGCGACCCGGGTCCACGTCGAGAACGAGACCAACCTCGCGGCGCTGGCCGAACAGCGCGAGGGGGCGGCCCGGGACCGGGACACCTTCGTCCTGCTGTGGCTCGGCCACGGCACGGGCGCGGCGGTCGTCCTGGACGGCAGCCTGCGCCGGGGTGCGTCGGGCGGCACGGGGGAGATCGGTTTCCTTCCGGTGCCGGGCACGGCCGTCCTGCCGTCGGCGACGGACTGCGAGGGAGGCTTCCATTCCCTGGCGGGCTCGGCGGCGATCGCCGCTCTTGCCACGGAGCACGGTCTGACGGCCGAGGGCGACGGATACGAGCCGGTGGCCGCCGGGCTGGTGCGGCAGGCGGTGGCCCAGGCCTCGGCGGCCTTCCTCGACGCGCTCGCCGACCGCCTCGCCGTGGGAGTCGCCTCCGTCGCCGCGGTCCTGGACCCCGGTTGCGTGGTGCTGGGCGGCGAGGTCGGCGAGGCGGGCGGCCCCGACCTCGCGGCGAGGGTGGAGCACCGGGTCCGCCGGATGTCACCGCTGCCCACCGAGGTCCGGGCCGGCGTCCTGGGAGGCGGGGCGGTGCTGCGCGGAGCCCTGCTGACGGCGAGGGACCGCGCTCAGGACGACGTGTTCGCGCCTCGCTAG
- a CDS encoding MFS transporter translates to MSDVVQASAEVRRARYAVAAVFAVHGAVTGSFATRVPWIQDHSSVSAGQLGLALAFPALGASVAMPLAGRVSHRFGARNALRGLITLWTLALVLPSLAPNLLTLCLALFVYGATAGMADVAMNALGVEIENRLGRSIMSGLHGMWSAGALIGSAAGTLAAHLGSDARLHHALASATLTLLGLLFCRWVLDLQPTEDEEPPPRFALPPKSALLIGAVGFCAVFAEGASLDWSAVYLRDRLEASAGLAAACTTGFTFTMAIARLVGDRIVDRFGSVRSVRASGALAVLGGLLIVLADRPAAAMAGFALMGLGIAVVVPLCFAAAGRSGSNPSLAIAGVATITYTSGLVAPSAIGTLAQATSLTVSFVLVTVLAGGIVAFAGVLRAGDRDRPRLSPAASAVPERRP, encoded by the coding sequence ATGAGCGATGTGGTTCAGGCGTCGGCAGAGGTACGGCGGGCCCGGTACGCCGTGGCCGCCGTGTTCGCCGTGCACGGGGCCGTGACCGGTTCGTTCGCGACACGGGTGCCGTGGATCCAGGACCATTCCTCGGTGAGCGCCGGGCAGTTGGGGCTCGCACTGGCCTTCCCCGCGCTCGGCGCGTCCGTGGCGATGCCCCTTGCGGGCCGCGTCAGCCACCGCTTCGGCGCCCGGAACGCCCTGCGCGGTCTGATCACCCTGTGGACGCTGGCCCTGGTGCTGCCCTCCCTGGCCCCCAACCTCCTCACGCTCTGCCTGGCGCTCTTCGTCTACGGGGCGACGGCCGGCATGGCGGACGTGGCGATGAACGCGCTCGGCGTCGAGATCGAGAACCGCCTGGGCCGCTCGATCATGTCCGGGCTGCACGGCATGTGGAGCGCGGGCGCCCTGATCGGCTCGGCGGCCGGCACGCTCGCCGCGCACCTGGGCTCGGACGCCCGGCTGCACCACGCTCTCGCGTCGGCCACGCTCACCCTGCTGGGGCTGCTGTTCTGCCGGTGGGTGCTGGACCTCCAGCCCACCGAGGACGAGGAGCCGCCGCCCCGGTTCGCGCTGCCGCCGAAGTCGGCGCTGCTCATCGGCGCGGTCGGGTTCTGCGCGGTGTTCGCGGAGGGCGCCAGCCTGGACTGGTCGGCGGTCTACCTGCGGGACCGGCTGGAGGCCTCGGCCGGGCTCGCGGCCGCGTGCACCACCGGCTTCACGTTCACCATGGCGATCGCGCGGCTCGTCGGCGACCGGATCGTGGACCGGTTCGGTTCGGTGCGCTCGGTCCGGGCGAGCGGGGCCCTGGCCGTGCTCGGCGGCCTGCTCATCGTCCTCGCGGACCGTCCGGCCGCGGCGATGGCCGGGTTCGCGCTGATGGGTCTCGGCATCGCGGTGGTCGTGCCGCTGTGCTTCGCCGCCGCGGGCCGCAGCGGGTCCAACCCCAGCCTGGCGATCGCCGGAGTCGCGACGATCACCTACACCTCGGGACTGGTCGCCCCGAGCGCGATCGGCACGCTGGCCCAGGCCACCAGCCTGACGGTGTCCTTCGTCCTGGTGACCGTCCTGGCCGGCGGCATCGTCGCCTTCGCGGGCGTGCTGCGCGCCGGCGACCGCGACCGCCCAAGGCTCAGCCCTGCGGCCTCAGCAGTTCCCGAGCGGCGGCCCTGA
- a CDS encoding thioesterase family protein, with protein MTAEATLDPALSCGRLIPVTVHFDDLDALGMLHNARYPLLVERAWTEFWEERGIRFDGDWVSAGDACNVVKELIIGYDVPVTRSGPYAVHLWLERLGTTGLTYGFRFCSADGATTFARGTRVLVRLDATTLRPAPWSDGFRAAARELLRPQG; from the coding sequence GTGACCGCCGAAGCCACCCTCGACCCCGCCCTGTCCTGCGGCCGGCTGATCCCGGTCACCGTCCACTTCGACGACCTGGACGCCCTGGGCATGCTCCACAACGCCCGTTACCCGCTGCTCGTCGAGCGGGCCTGGACGGAGTTCTGGGAGGAGCGCGGCATCCGCTTCGACGGTGACTGGGTGAGCGCCGGGGATGCCTGCAACGTCGTCAAGGAGCTGATCATCGGGTACGACGTCCCCGTCACCCGGTCCGGCCCCTACGCCGTCCACCTGTGGCTGGAGCGGCTCGGCACCACCGGCCTGACCTACGGCTTCCGTTTCTGCTCGGCGGACGGGGCCACGACATTCGCGCGCGGCACCCGGGTGCTGGTCCGGCTCGACGCGACGACCCTGCGTCCCGCCCCCTGGAGCGACGGCTTCAGGGCCGCCGCTCGGGAACTGCTGAGGCCGCAGGGCTGA
- a CDS encoding glycoside hydrolase family 6 protein, producing the protein MVAAASVVVAVGTATGMHSALGDRDGSDTVRPASADGSTGVRTAPMVPSGPASVSVSPSVSAPASKKASAKASPSPRKASRPPAEAPSTRLYRHPSSQVLDWVQGNPRDWRADVIESRIADRPAAVWFADYAPASITSRVRAVTSGGAAQGRVPVLVAYTIPDRDCGGASQGGAPDLGAYDAWIDRFAAGLGSAEVVVVLEPDSIAQSDCLSAAGRADRFASLARAGRVLKAANPRARVYYDAGHSGWHPAAKQASLLKQAGAASAASSDGIFSNVSNFHVTSAEIAYDRQVLDALAGPSGLGAVIDTSRNGNGAPPDGEWCDPAGRKIGRAPTLNTGEPRIDAYLWVKLPGESDGCKGTPGTFSPSYAYDLASP; encoded by the coding sequence ATGGTCGCGGCCGCCTCCGTGGTGGTCGCCGTCGGCACCGCGACCGGGATGCACTCCGCGCTCGGCGACCGCGACGGCTCGGACACGGTGCGACCGGCGTCGGCCGACGGCTCCACGGGAGTGCGCACGGCGCCGATGGTGCCGTCGGGGCCCGCGTCGGTGTCGGTGTCCCCCTCCGTCTCCGCCCCCGCCTCCAAGAAGGCGAGCGCCAAGGCGTCGCCGTCACCCCGGAAGGCGAGCCGCCCGCCCGCCGAGGCCCCCTCCACCCGTCTGTACCGCCACCCCTCCTCCCAGGTGCTCGACTGGGTGCAGGGAAACCCGCGCGACTGGCGCGCCGACGTCATCGAGTCCCGCATCGCGGACCGGCCGGCCGCGGTCTGGTTCGCCGACTACGCCCCGGCGAGCATCACCTCCCGGGTCCGCGCGGTCACCTCGGGCGGCGCCGCGCAGGGCCGGGTCCCGGTGCTCGTGGCGTACACGATCCCGGACCGCGACTGCGGCGGCGCCTCCCAGGGCGGGGCCCCGGACCTCGGCGCGTACGACGCCTGGATCGACAGGTTCGCCGCGGGGCTCGGCTCCGCGGAGGTCGTCGTCGTCCTGGAGCCCGACTCCATCGCCCAGTCCGACTGCCTCTCGGCCGCCGGAAGGGCCGACCGCTTCGCCTCGCTGGCCCGCGCGGGCCGCGTGCTGAAGGCCGCGAACCCACGGGCCCGCGTCTACTACGACGCCGGTCACTCCGGCTGGCACCCGGCCGCCAAGCAGGCATCCCTGCTGAAGCAGGCGGGCGCCGCCTCGGCCGCCTCCTCGGACGGGATCTTCAGCAACGTCTCCAACTTCCACGTCACCTCCGCCGAGATCGCCTACGACCGTCAGGTCCTCGACGCCCTCGCCGGACCGTCGGGCCTGGGCGCCGTCATCGACACCAGCCGCAACGGCAACGGCGCCCCGCCCGACGGCGAGTGGTGCGACCCGGCGGGCCGGAAGATCGGCCGGGCGCCGACCCTGAACACCGGCGAGCCGAGGATCGACGCCTACCTGTGGGTGAAGCTGCCGGGGGAGTCGGACGGCTGCAAGGGCACACCGGGCACCTTCAGCCCGTCGTACGCCTATGACCTGGCCTCGCCGTAG